Proteins encoded by one window of Arachis hypogaea cultivar Tifrunner chromosome 1, arahy.Tifrunner.gnm2.J5K5, whole genome shotgun sequence:
- the LOC112773343 gene encoding uncharacterized protein — MKLLEVFLLLILIPSTTQTEPNPARNQDLVAAIAEMQRANYFTFVMLVNMSPPDVRLEENVTFLMPNDRMLSNILLQEGSVSGFLLRHSIPSPLLFDTLKQFPTGTTIPSSLPNCMLRITNNGRKNYVINNVRIISPNICVAGSSIRCHGIDGVLSESCVPSSSMNNNNSSVPTLKPCPNSTDSSSCMASPPIPSPPLLPSAPSSRDPNVLTPRPSPNPSPSPNVKSAGSSYLLSFDGSLNFVAFLVLSLVGIYL, encoded by the coding sequence ATGAAGCTTTTGGAAGTGTTCCTCCTGCTGATTTTGATTCCATCAACCACTCAAACAGAACCCAATCCGGCGAGGAACCAAGACCTCGTTGCCGCGATTGCGGAGATGCAAAGGGCGAATTACTTCACATTCGTGATGCTCGTCAACATGTCCCCGCCGGACGTAAGACTCGAAGAAAATGTGACATTCTTGATGCCAAATGATAGAATGCTATCTAACATTTTGTTACAAGAAGGGTCAGTTTCAGGGTTCTTGCTAAGGCATTCAATCCCATCACCATTGTTATTTGACACATTGAAACAATTCCCAACAGGCACAACAATCCCAAGCTCATTACCAAATTGCATGCTCAGGATCACAAACAATGGTAGGAAGAATTATGTTATCAACAATGTTAGAATCATTAGCCCAAATATTTGTGTAGCAGGATCTTCAATTAGGTGCCATGGCATTGATGGGGTATTATCAGAATCTTGTGTGCCATCATCATCAATGAATAATAATAACTCTAGTGTTCCTACACTAAAACCATGTCCTAATAGCACAGATTCTTCTTCATGTATGGCCTCACCTCCAATTCCATCTCCTCCGTTATTACCTTCCGCACCTTCTAGTCGAGATCCCAACGTCCTAACCCCAAGACCAAGTCCAAACCCAAGCCCAAGCCCAAATGTTAAGTCAGCAGGTTCATCCTATTTGCTTTCTTTTGATGGATCATTAAATTTTGTGGCTTTCTTGGTATTGTCTTTAGTAGGGATTTACCTTTAG